One window of Burkholderia cepacia GG4 genomic DNA carries:
- a CDS encoding dihydrodipicolinate synthase family protein, which yields MQSSLSAAGYRGVFPVVPTIFTDDGRLDLDGQRRCVDFMIDAGSDGLCVLANFSEQFSLADDERDTVMRCVLEHVAGRVPVIVTTSHFGTTVCAQRSRRAQDAGAAMVMVMPPYHGATFRASETAIVEFFRTVSDAIDIPIMIQDAPASGTHLPAALLARMAIEIPNVSYFKIEVPQAAAKLRELIALGGDAIVGPWDGEEAITLMADLEAGATGAMTGGAYPDGIRMIVDAWRAGDAAEAERQYQRWLPLINHENRQGGIATAKALMKAGGVIASDAVRHPLPAMHPATRESLLRIARPLDPLVLRWGR from the coding sequence CGCCGGCTATCGCGGCGTGTTTCCGGTCGTCCCGACGATCTTCACCGACGACGGCCGCCTCGACCTCGACGGACAGCGCCGCTGCGTCGATTTCATGATCGACGCGGGCTCTGACGGCCTGTGCGTGCTCGCGAATTTCTCCGAGCAGTTCTCGCTGGCCGACGACGAGCGCGACACCGTGATGCGCTGCGTGCTGGAGCACGTGGCGGGCCGGGTGCCGGTGATCGTCACGACGTCGCATTTCGGCACGACGGTATGTGCGCAGCGCAGCCGTCGCGCGCAGGATGCGGGCGCCGCGATGGTGATGGTGATGCCGCCCTATCATGGCGCGACGTTTCGCGCGAGCGAGACGGCGATCGTCGAGTTCTTCCGCACCGTGTCCGATGCGATCGACATCCCGATCATGATCCAGGACGCGCCGGCGAGCGGCACGCACCTGCCTGCCGCGCTGCTCGCGCGGATGGCCATCGAGATTCCGAACGTGTCGTACTTCAAGATCGAGGTGCCGCAGGCGGCCGCGAAACTGCGCGAACTGATCGCGCTCGGCGGCGACGCGATCGTCGGACCCTGGGACGGTGAAGAGGCGATCACGCTGATGGCCGATCTCGAAGCCGGTGCGACGGGGGCGATGACGGGCGGCGCGTATCCCGACGGCATTCGTATGATCGTCGATGCGTGGCGGGCCGGCGACGCCGCAGAAGCGGAGCGCCAGTACCAGCGCTGGCTGCCGCTGATCAATCACGAGAACCGGCAAGGCGGCATCGCGACTGCCAAGGCGCTGATGAAGGCGGGCGGCGTGATCGCGTCGGACGCCGTGCGTCATCCGCTGCCGGCGATGCACCCGGCTACGCGCGAAAGCCTGCTGCGGATCGCGCGGCCGCTCGATCCGCTCGTGCTGCGCTGGGGTCGCTGA
- a CDS encoding aldehyde dehydrogenase (NADP(+)), whose protein sequence is MQISGASLIGRRSVAGAAGFQAIDPATGAALDPVFGRASAPDVDAACTLASQAFDDYRGRTLDERATLLDTIADRVLALGDTLITRCVAESGLPRARVEGERARTVAQLRMFAQVVRDGTFLGARIDPAQPDRQPLPRADLRLQNVALGPVAVFGASNFPLAFSVAGGDTASALAAGCPVVVKAHPAHPGTSALVGHAIREAVDACGMPDGTFSLLFDDGYEVGAALVRHPRIQAVGFTGSRAGGVALMTLAAARPQPIPVYAEMSSVNPVLLFAHALEARAEAIGRAFAASLTLGTGQFCTNPGLVLGVDGPALRRFEASAAATLAGLPATAMLTPGIHAAYDAAVERLAAHAGVERLAHGATTGDIRHAGRAALFATRAEDFARHAELHDEVFGPASLVVRCRDLDAMYALIEQLDGQLTVALHLDERDRDGARSFMPLLERRAGRILVNGFGTGVEVAHAMVHGGPYPATSDGRSTSVGSVAIGRFLRPVCYQDVPDVLLPAALRDGNPLNVPRSIDGRLGVRE, encoded by the coding sequence ATGCAGATTTCCGGCGCTTCCCTGATCGGTCGACGCAGCGTTGCCGGCGCGGCCGGGTTCCAGGCGATCGATCCGGCCACCGGTGCCGCGCTCGATCCCGTGTTCGGCCGCGCGTCGGCACCGGATGTCGACGCGGCATGCACGCTGGCGTCGCAAGCGTTCGATGACTATCGCGGCAGGACGCTCGATGAGCGCGCCACCTTGCTCGATACCATCGCCGATCGGGTGCTGGCACTCGGCGACACGCTGATCACGCGCTGCGTGGCGGAAAGCGGCCTGCCACGCGCGCGCGTCGAAGGCGAGCGCGCACGCACGGTCGCGCAACTGCGGATGTTTGCGCAGGTGGTGCGGGACGGCACGTTCCTCGGCGCCCGCATCGATCCGGCGCAACCCGACCGGCAACCGCTACCGCGCGCGGACCTGCGTCTGCAGAACGTCGCGCTCGGTCCGGTCGCGGTGTTCGGCGCGAGCAATTTTCCGCTGGCGTTCTCGGTGGCGGGCGGCGATACCGCGTCGGCGCTGGCGGCCGGGTGCCCCGTGGTGGTGAAGGCCCATCCGGCCCATCCGGGCACGTCGGCGCTGGTCGGGCACGCCATCCGCGAGGCTGTCGACGCATGCGGGATGCCGGACGGCACGTTCTCGCTGCTGTTCGACGACGGCTACGAAGTCGGCGCGGCGCTGGTGCGTCACCCGCGCATCCAGGCGGTGGGTTTCACCGGGTCGCGCGCAGGCGGCGTCGCGTTGATGACGCTCGCCGCCGCCCGGCCGCAGCCGATTCCCGTGTACGCGGAGATGAGCAGCGTGAATCCGGTGCTGCTGTTTGCGCACGCGCTCGAAGCACGTGCGGAAGCGATCGGCCGCGCGTTCGCCGCATCGCTGACGCTCGGCACCGGCCAGTTCTGCACGAACCCGGGGCTGGTTCTCGGCGTCGACGGTCCGGCGCTGCGGCGTTTCGAGGCGAGCGCCGCCGCGACGCTGGCCGGGTTGCCCGCAACCGCGATGCTGACGCCGGGCATCCATGCCGCGTACGACGCGGCGGTCGAGCGGCTCGCGGCACATGCGGGCGTCGAACGGCTCGCGCATGGCGCGACGACCGGCGACATCCGTCATGCGGGCCGCGCGGCGCTGTTCGCGACACGGGCGGAAGATTTTGCGCGGCACGCTGAACTGCACGACGAAGTGTTCGGCCCCGCGTCGCTCGTCGTGCGGTGCCGGGATCTCGATGCGATGTACGCGCTCATCGAGCAGCTCGACGGGCAACTCACGGTGGCGCTGCACCTGGACGAGCGCGATCGCGATGGCGCGCGCTCGTTCATGCCGCTGCTAGAGCGGCGTGCCGGACGAATTCTCGTGAACGGTTTCGGTACGGGTGTCGAGGTCGCGCATGCGATGGTGCACGGCGGACCCTATCCGGCGACGTCGGACGGCCGCTCGACGTCGGTCGGCAGCGTCGCGATCGGCCGGTTCCTGCGGCCTGTCTGCTATCAGGATGTTCCGGACGTGTTGTTGCCCGCTGCACTGCGTGACGGCAATCCGCTGAACGTGCCGCGCAGCATCGACGGAAGGCTCGGCGTGCGTGAGTGA
- a CDS encoding extracellular solute-binding protein, which translates to MQSGYSYGVPLFRGIDARRRGFRAVRRLQRWLVLLTLGLLCVPVLATSPETLSDSVLRVLAWPGYADRDIVNAFETQFHVRVEVTFVDSDEALWTRMHSASPPPYDVLAANTAEIQRYARDGLLAPIDLSRIPNRRRQLPNFQQLATIGGLVHNGSTYAIPFTYSSMGLIYDRKQVPAAPRSMLELWNPRYRGKVLDFNSAQHNFSFTALALGYPDPFHLSPTQTLAVTHKLIDLRRNLLTYYTLPEEATALFVQHRAALMFGNYGTQQVEQLRRAGADVGYVIPDEGALAWLDCWGVTRGAERPELAFAWINYMLEPAIGALLTERQGLANTLEPPPGLEAGHQHLVWLQPVEDIARRELLWGRIVSGDRPERFGK; encoded by the coding sequence ATGCAGTCGGGCTATTCATACGGGGTCCCATTGTTCAGGGGAATTGACGCGCGTCGGCGCGGGTTTCGTGCTGTCCGGCGATTGCAGCGATGGCTCGTCCTGTTGACGCTGGGCTTGCTGTGCGTGCCCGTATTGGCCACCTCTCCCGAGACTCTCAGCGATAGCGTGTTGCGTGTGCTCGCGTGGCCCGGCTATGCGGACCGCGACATCGTCAACGCGTTTGAGACGCAATTTCACGTGCGTGTCGAGGTGACGTTCGTCGATTCCGACGAAGCGCTGTGGACCCGCATGCACAGCGCGTCGCCGCCGCCGTACGACGTGCTCGCGGCCAACACGGCCGAGATCCAGCGCTATGCGCGCGACGGCCTGCTCGCACCGATCGACCTGTCGCGCATTCCGAATCGCCGGCGGCAGCTGCCGAATTTCCAGCAACTCGCGACGATCGGCGGCCTCGTGCACAACGGTTCGACGTACGCGATTCCGTTCACGTATTCGTCGATGGGCCTGATTTACGATCGCAAGCAGGTTCCGGCCGCGCCGCGCTCGATGCTGGAACTCTGGAACCCGCGCTATCGCGGCAAGGTGCTCGATTTCAACAGTGCGCAGCACAATTTCTCCTTCACCGCACTTGCGCTCGGTTATCCCGATCCGTTCCACTTGTCCCCCACGCAAACGCTTGCCGTCACGCACAAGCTGATCGACCTGCGACGCAACCTGCTCACGTATTACACGCTGCCGGAAGAAGCGACCGCGCTGTTCGTCCAGCATCGCGCGGCGCTGATGTTCGGCAACTACGGCACGCAGCAGGTCGAGCAGCTGCGCCGCGCCGGCGCGGATGTCGGCTACGTGATTCCGGACGAAGGTGCGCTCGCATGGCTCGACTGCTGGGGCGTCACGCGCGGCGCGGAGCGTCCCGAGCTCGCGTTCGCATGGATCAACTACATGCTTGAACCGGCGATCGGCGCGCTGCTGACCGAGCGCCAGGGGCTCGCGAACACGCTCGAACCGCCGCCCGGTCTCGAGGCCGGGCACCAGCACCTCGTCTGGCTCCAGCCGGTCGAGGACATCGCGCGGCGCGAGTTGCTGTGGGGCCGCATCGTCTCGGGCGACCGACCGGAGCGATTCGGAAAATGA
- a CDS encoding diguanylate cyclase domain-containing protein, producing the protein MIRFGLTSKLSALFACIGVIASGTTGYYAYHANRTMLVQEAQHSLLMSTQLLGQRFTTALSDVADDALVLAQLPSAALVAGNDGIDRAPRTRLEQVYGSFMRNHPEYLQIRLIARDHFGLERIRVDRDGHDIAVPPESALQEKGQFSYVFDTLATPPGHIYLSPIVINHETGSHAAEGLPILRVGTPVVDRSGQVVGALVVDVELSRVFDRLERDLPQDYAVYLANEWGDFLVHPDPSQIFGFDRGRRVLMQDSFPVTRLLFGGTRTNVTLNGLARPDDAPGELLVFARTPFGHDEGTRFVVLGLARPLTDVLTPAGVLGDRIVRMVLISSLMAVILAILFARAITRPLQMLARAATHVFDDPAAERLPVVRADEIGVLARCFDSMRVEIRTQVAMLRAKQLELTHLAGHDPLTGLPNRLLFMERLDAAIRHAAAVREGLAVMFVDLDRFKQINDQHGHAAGDRTLVAVAKRLGLVLRNGDMAARLGGDEFIVLISDVRSPAVIGDIASRIQIVMAEELEFGDRHLAVGASIGVSEYPADGASAEELLVKADAAMYAAKASAQCACVRYQELLGGGAGMDVADGVASGGSR; encoded by the coding sequence ATGATCAGGTTCGGGCTCACGTCGAAGCTGTCGGCACTGTTCGCGTGCATCGGCGTGATCGCATCCGGCACGACCGGCTACTACGCGTATCACGCGAACCGGACGATGCTCGTGCAGGAAGCGCAGCACAGCCTGCTGATGTCGACGCAACTGCTCGGGCAGCGCTTTACGACTGCACTCTCCGACGTTGCCGACGATGCGCTCGTGCTCGCGCAGTTGCCGTCGGCGGCGCTCGTCGCAGGCAACGACGGCATCGATCGCGCGCCGCGCACACGGCTCGAGCAGGTGTACGGCAGCTTCATGCGGAATCACCCCGAGTACCTGCAGATCCGCCTGATCGCGCGCGACCATTTCGGGCTCGAACGGATTCGCGTCGATCGCGACGGGCACGACATCGCCGTACCGCCGGAAAGCGCGCTCCAGGAGAAAGGGCAGTTTTCCTACGTATTCGACACGCTCGCGACCCCGCCGGGCCATATCTACCTGTCGCCGATCGTGATCAATCACGAGACCGGTTCGCATGCGGCCGAAGGGCTGCCGATCCTGCGCGTGGGCACGCCGGTCGTCGACCGGTCCGGGCAGGTCGTCGGCGCGCTCGTCGTCGACGTCGAGCTGTCTCGCGTGTTCGATCGGCTCGAGCGCGATCTGCCGCAAGACTATGCGGTGTATCTCGCGAACGAGTGGGGCGATTTCCTCGTCCATCCGGATCCGTCGCAGATATTCGGCTTCGATCGCGGGCGGCGCGTGCTGATGCAGGACAGCTTTCCCGTTACGCGGCTGCTGTTCGGCGGTACGCGCACGAACGTGACGCTCAACGGCCTTGCGCGGCCCGACGATGCGCCGGGTGAATTGCTGGTGTTCGCGCGCACGCCGTTCGGGCACGACGAGGGAACCCGCTTCGTCGTGCTCGGGCTGGCACGTCCGCTCACGGACGTGCTGACGCCGGCCGGGGTGCTCGGCGACCGGATCGTCCGGATGGTGCTGATCTCGAGCTTGATGGCCGTGATACTCGCGATCCTGTTCGCGCGCGCGATCACGCGGCCGCTGCAAATGCTCGCGCGCGCGGCGACGCACGTGTTCGACGATCCGGCCGCCGAGCGGCTGCCGGTCGTGCGAGCGGACGAGATCGGCGTGCTCGCGCGCTGTTTCGACAGCATGCGGGTCGAGATCCGCACGCAGGTCGCGATGCTGCGCGCGAAGCAACTGGAACTCACGCACCTCGCCGGCCACGATCCGCTGACCGGGCTGCCGAACCGGCTGTTGTTCATGGAGCGCCTCGATGCCGCGATCCGGCATGCCGCCGCGGTGCGGGAGGGGCTGGCCGTGATGTTCGTCGATCTGGATCGTTTCAAGCAGATCAACGACCAGCACGGGCACGCGGCCGGCGATCGTACGCTGGTCGCGGTCGCGAAGCGGCTGGGCCTCGTGCTGCGCAACGGCGACATGGCCGCGCGGCTCGGCGGCGACGAGTTCATCGTGCTGATTTCGGATGTGCGTTCGCCGGCCGTGATCGGCGATATCGCGTCGCGCATCCAGATCGTGATGGCCGAGGAGCTCGAGTTCGGCGACCGGCATCTCGCCGTGGGCGCGAGCATCGGCGTCAGCGAGTATCCGGCCGACGGCGCGTCGGCCGAGGAATTGCTCGTCAAGGCCGACGCGGCGATGTATGCAGCGAAGGCATCCGCGCAGTGCGCGTGCGTGCGTTACCAGGAGCTGCTGGGCGGCGGCGCCGGCATGGACGTCGCCGACGGTGTCGCGTCCGGCGGCAGCCGCTGA
- a CDS encoding DUF4148 domain-containing protein: MKSLVSAVVAAVALSASFGAFAQSTVTRAQVRNELVQLENAGYKPSQSSPYYPADIQAAQDRVHGADNSGYGAQPAPVVQGGAPAVKVQNARDSVYFGH; encoded by the coding sequence ATGAAATCGCTCGTTTCCGCAGTCGTCGCCGCTGTCGCCCTGTCCGCTTCGTTCGGCGCATTCGCTCAAAGCACCGTCACCCGCGCACAAGTGCGCAACGAGCTGGTCCAGCTCGAAAATGCCGGCTACAAGCCGAGCCAGTCGAGCCCGTACTACCCGGCCGACATCCAGGCAGCCCAGGACCGCGTGCACGGCGCCGACAACAGCGGCTACGGTGCGCAGCCGGCCCCGGTCGTCCAGGGCGGTGCGCCGGCAGTGAAGGTGCAAAACGCACGCGACTCGGTCTACTTCGGCCACTAA
- a CDS encoding sulfite exporter TauE/SafE family protein, translated as MIHLDLTEGVLVSSLHGLALLDLAGIAVALLLGGMVKGITGIGVPLVAMPILSQFLPIRHAVLLLSMPIILGNIPQALEGGEVLATARKIAAPIAGTVFGNVVGVAILLSLNASHAQAASGALLIVAATLMLSAPKLNLPSVWQKPVGFALGFGAALMESIASVPGPLLATYLISSGATGRAFTKQIAIILVVSIVTLITTFSGAAHASGADLAISAAASLPAIAGMWLVRPLRDKMSPRIFRMVVLLFVLVAAAQMIWKSGVFRHAAPPVAQVQSGHAGTK; from the coding sequence ATGATTCATCTCGATCTGACTGAAGGTGTGTTGGTTTCCAGCCTGCACGGGCTCGCCCTGCTGGACCTCGCCGGCATCGCCGTCGCGCTGCTGCTCGGCGGGATGGTCAAGGGGATCACGGGCATCGGCGTCCCGCTGGTGGCCATGCCGATCCTCAGCCAGTTCCTGCCGATCCGGCATGCGGTGCTGCTGCTGTCGATGCCGATCATCCTCGGCAACATTCCGCAGGCGCTGGAAGGCGGCGAAGTGCTGGCGACCGCCCGGAAGATCGCCGCGCCGATCGCAGGCACCGTGTTCGGCAACGTCGTCGGCGTCGCGATCCTCCTGTCGCTGAACGCGAGCCACGCGCAGGCCGCATCGGGCGCGCTGCTGATCGTCGCCGCGACGCTGATGCTGAGCGCACCGAAACTCAACCTGCCGTCCGTCTGGCAGAAACCCGTCGGTTTCGCGCTCGGGTTCGGCGCGGCGCTGATGGAAAGCATCGCGTCGGTGCCGGGCCCGCTGCTCGCCACCTACCTGATTTCATCGGGCGCGACCGGCCGCGCCTTCACCAAGCAGATCGCGATCATCCTCGTGGTGTCGATCGTCACGCTGATCACGACGTTCAGCGGTGCCGCGCACGCGAGCGGCGCCGACCTCGCGATTTCGGCGGCGGCCAGCCTCCCGGCCATCGCCGGCATGTGGCTCGTGCGCCCGCTGCGGGACAAGATGTCGCCGCGCATCTTCCGGATGGTCGTCCTGCTGTTCGTGCTCGTCGCGGCCGCCCAGATGATCTGGAAATCCGGCGTCTTCAGGCACGCCGCACCGCCCGTCGCCCAGGTGCAGAGCGGGCATGCGGGCACGAAATGA
- a CDS encoding LysR family transcriptional regulator has product MTLAQLQALAAVVELGSLTAAAERLSRSQSAISHALTELEDITEVKLLLRDRQPVVLTAAGERLWPYVQSVVREAQALRQQFSLSRGKLEGRLVVASLPSVSLAFVVPALEALKQAHEGVTAVLLEGTDAEVEGWIDDGTADIGVVAGTKTFANNLPLLDEDFVAVAADGMFDGRKSVSAQRLSAMPFIFSKAGCGPVIADYFARGGATLQAAFNVVEMRTILSMAEAGMGVSIVPRITLTYTRFGGRVLELSPKLHRSVRLAWNATGNAIADAFVKLVDAQRVKAGKALQARANKGK; this is encoded by the coding sequence ATGACGCTTGCCCAGTTGCAGGCCCTGGCGGCCGTCGTCGAACTCGGCTCGCTGACGGCCGCGGCCGAGCGGCTCAGTCGCAGTCAATCTGCGATCAGTCACGCGTTGACCGAACTGGAGGACATCACCGAGGTCAAGCTGCTGTTGCGCGACCGCCAGCCGGTCGTCCTGACCGCCGCGGGCGAACGCCTGTGGCCGTACGTGCAGAGCGTCGTGCGGGAAGCGCAGGCGCTGCGCCAGCAGTTCAGCCTGTCGCGCGGCAAGCTCGAAGGGCGGCTGGTGGTGGCGTCGCTGCCGAGCGTATCGCTGGCGTTCGTCGTACCTGCGCTCGAGGCGTTGAAACAGGCGCATGAGGGCGTGACGGCGGTGTTGCTCGAAGGCACGGACGCGGAAGTCGAAGGCTGGATCGACGACGGTACCGCCGACATCGGCGTGGTGGCCGGCACGAAGACGTTCGCGAACAATTTGCCGCTGCTCGACGAGGATTTCGTCGCGGTGGCTGCGGACGGCATGTTCGACGGCCGCAAGAGCGTGTCGGCGCAACGGTTGTCCGCGATGCCGTTCATTTTCTCGAAGGCCGGTTGCGGGCCGGTGATCGCCGATTACTTCGCCCGCGGCGGCGCGACGCTTCAGGCCGCGTTCAATGTGGTCGAGATGCGGACCATTCTGTCGATGGCGGAGGCCGGAATGGGCGTGTCGATCGTCCCGCGCATCACGCTCACGTACACGCGGTTCGGCGGTCGCGTGCTGGAGCTGTCGCCGAAGCTGCATCGTTCAGTGCGGCTGGCGTGGAACGCGACCGGCAACGCGATCGCCGATGCGTTCGTGAAGCTGGTCGACGCACAGCGCGTCAAGGCGGGGAAGGCGCTCCAGGCACGCGCGAACAAGGGCAAGTAG
- a CDS encoding LysE family translocator: protein MPALPTLIAFGLVSLGMVLTPGPNMIYLISRSICQGRRAGLVSLGGVALGFVFYMFCAAFGITALVLTVPYAYDALRFSGALYLLYLAWQALKPGGRSAFQVRQLPHDSGARLFTMGFVTNLANPKIAVMYLSLLPQFISPGHGSVLAQSLALGCVQIAVSVSVNALIASMAGAIAGFLAGRPVWALAQRWLMGTVLAGLAVRIALESRS, encoded by the coding sequence GTGCCGGCCTTGCCCACCCTGATTGCTTTCGGACTCGTATCCCTCGGCATGGTCCTGACGCCCGGCCCGAACATGATCTACCTGATTTCGCGCTCGATCTGCCAGGGTCGCCGCGCGGGCCTGGTATCGCTCGGCGGCGTCGCGCTGGGGTTCGTGTTCTACATGTTCTGCGCGGCGTTCGGCATTACCGCGCTGGTGCTGACGGTGCCGTACGCATATGACGCGTTGCGCTTTTCCGGGGCGCTGTACCTGTTGTATCTCGCGTGGCAGGCGCTCAAGCCGGGCGGTCGCTCCGCGTTTCAGGTGCGGCAATTGCCGCATGACAGCGGCGCGCGGCTCTTCACGATGGGTTTCGTCACGAACCTCGCGAACCCGAAGATCGCGGTGATGTATCTGTCGCTGCTGCCGCAGTTCATTTCACCGGGACACGGCAGCGTGCTCGCGCAATCGCTGGCGCTGGGCTGCGTGCAGATCGCGGTCAGTGTCAGCGTCAATGCGCTGATCGCGAGCATGGCCGGTGCGATCGCGGGGTTTCTTGCCGGCCGGCCGGTTTGGGCGCTGGCGCAGCGCTGGTTGATGGGCACGGTGCTGGCGGGATTGGCCGTGCGTATCGCGCTGGAGTCGCGCAGCTAG
- a CDS encoding purple acid phosphatase family protein, with the protein MSNQDNFPADSNEPAASVSRRGFLKLAGVSGLATAAGGLAAARAAGSNPDGTPEQVHLTWGSDPTSEVAISWASPAPAVNPRARIVADGEPARTVHGVQRLYTDGLNGETVFTYHARVHGLKPNTQYRYELTADNDSNAAQPFSATFTTAPRGRSPFRFTSYGDLATPNGAWVLSSPQSRFAVQAVEQFQPLFHLLNGDLCYANLNPAHQPEVWRDFGNNNQTSAANRPWMPCPGNHEIEFNNGPQGLDSYLARYTLPENGTRFPGRWYSFRVSSVLFISLDADDVVYQDAAAFVGGPNPLVPAASTGRAPIDPGTSFYVRGYSNGEQTRWLEHTLRHASHDDDIDWIVVQMHQDALSSSKTGNGSDKGIREAWLPLFDRYGVDLVLCGHDHDYERSYPVRGCNHRAGVDAATGEVVETLQPRPVGTTDPDRTTFDTSHGTIHLILGGGGTSAPLDVYGENPATGYAQAKVFTKPNRPVPGTAANTFVRKPADALEDAIWSARRDTGTGYGIAVFDHDPGKPGGHTTITMRYYHAPGADQHPTAQYELFETIELSKQRREH; encoded by the coding sequence ATGTCGAACCAGGACAACTTCCCCGCCGATTCGAACGAGCCGGCCGCTTCCGTATCACGTCGCGGCTTCCTGAAACTGGCCGGCGTATCCGGCCTCGCCACCGCCGCGGGCGGGCTCGCGGCCGCCCGTGCCGCCGGGTCGAACCCGGACGGCACGCCCGAGCAGGTGCACCTGACGTGGGGCAGCGACCCGACGTCCGAAGTCGCGATCTCATGGGCGTCGCCCGCGCCGGCCGTCAACCCGCGCGCGCGCATCGTCGCCGACGGCGAGCCGGCGCGCACCGTGCACGGCGTGCAGCGCCTCTACACCGATGGCCTGAACGGCGAGACGGTGTTCACGTACCACGCGCGCGTGCACGGGCTGAAGCCGAACACGCAATACCGCTACGAACTGACGGCCGACAACGACAGCAACGCCGCGCAGCCGTTCTCCGCGACCTTCACGACCGCGCCGCGCGGGCGCTCACCGTTCCGCTTCACGAGCTACGGCGACCTCGCGACGCCAAACGGCGCGTGGGTACTGTCGTCGCCGCAAAGCCGCTTCGCGGTGCAGGCCGTCGAGCAGTTCCAGCCGCTGTTCCACCTGCTTAACGGCGACCTCTGCTACGCGAACCTGAACCCCGCGCATCAGCCGGAAGTGTGGCGCGACTTCGGCAACAACAACCAGACGTCGGCCGCGAATCGCCCGTGGATGCCCTGCCCCGGCAATCACGAAATCGAGTTCAACAACGGTCCGCAGGGGCTCGACTCGTATCTCGCACGCTATACGCTGCCCGAGAACGGCACGCGCTTCCCGGGCCGCTGGTACAGCTTCCGCGTGAGCTCGGTGCTGTTCATCTCGCTCGACGCCGACGACGTCGTGTATCAGGATGCGGCCGCGTTCGTCGGCGGCCCGAATCCGCTGGTGCCGGCCGCGAGCACCGGCCGCGCGCCGATCGACCCGGGCACGTCGTTCTACGTGCGTGGCTACAGCAATGGCGAGCAGACGCGCTGGCTCGAGCACACGCTGCGTCACGCATCACACGACGACGACATCGACTGGATCGTCGTGCAGATGCACCAGGACGCGCTGAGTTCGTCGAAGACGGGCAACGGATCGGACAAGGGCATCCGCGAGGCATGGCTGCCGCTGTTCGACCGCTACGGCGTCGACCTCGTGCTGTGCGGCCACGATCACGACTACGAGCGCAGCTACCCGGTGCGCGGCTGCAATCACCGCGCGGGCGTCGATGCCGCGACCGGCGAAGTGGTCGAAACGCTGCAGCCGCGTCCGGTCGGGACGACCGATCCGGACCGCACGACGTTCGACACGAGCCACGGCACGATCCACCTGATCCTCGGCGGCGGCGGCACCAGCGCACCGCTCGACGTGTACGGCGAGAACCCGGCAACCGGCTATGCACAGGCAAAGGTCTTCACGAAGCCGAACCGCCCGGTGCCGGGCACGGCGGCGAACACGTTCGTGCGCAAGCCGGCCGATGCGCTCGAGGACGCGATCTGGTCCGCGCGCCGCGACACGGGCACGGGGTACGGGATCGCCGTGTTCGACCACGATCCGGGCAAGCCGGGCGGGCACACGACGATCACGATGCGCTACTACCACGCGCCGGGCGCCGATCAGCACCCGACCGCGCAGTACGAGCTGTTCGAAACGATCGAGCTGAGCAAGCAGCGACGCGAACACTGA
- a CDS encoding YXWGXW repeat-containing protein, with product MNLSVLLRFAAGCAAALATSAVFAQAVIVAPVAPPPARVEVMPAPRAGYVWDQGHWHWRQGRYVWIPGHWQVVRAGYHWAPGHWAARGPNWRWVPGHWA from the coding sequence ATGAATCTTTCTGTTTTATTGCGATTCGCCGCCGGATGCGCGGCTGCGCTGGCGACGTCCGCCGTATTCGCGCAGGCCGTCATCGTCGCGCCTGTCGCACCGCCGCCGGCGCGCGTCGAAGTCATGCCGGCGCCGCGCGCGGGCTACGTGTGGGACCAGGGGCACTGGCACTGGCGGCAGGGCCGCTACGTGTGGATCCCGGGACACTGGCAGGTGGTTCGTGCTGGTTATCACTGGGCACCCGGACATTGGGCCGCGCGTGGTCCCAACTGGCGCTGGGTGCCGGGTCACTGGGCGTGA